The DNA sequence ACGAGGGCGCAACGGTGCGGCCGAGCGCGGGTGGGCTGGGCTCCGGTCGGGGCATCCTCGGGATGCGCGAGCGGGCCGCCGCACTCGGAGGGACCTGCGAGGCGGGTGCCCGGGGCGATGGCTGGCGGGTCCGGGCGGTGCTGCCGGTCGCCGGCGGCCCCGAGGGCTCTTCGTCGGCCGGGGCCGAGCCGGGGTCCGCCCGGGCGGGGTGGTGGTGGCGGGGGCCCCGCGCGCTGGACAGCGCGGTCGCGCTGGCGACCGTCGTGCCGCTGGCCGGCGGGCTGCTGGCGGGTTGGGAGGGGCCGCCGGTGCTGGCGCCGGCGACGACCGTGCTGCTGGCGCTGTTGATGATCCTGCACGCCGTACCGCTGCTCTGGCGCCGGGACCGGCCCTGGCTGGTCCTGCTGGCGGTCGTCGGCTCGGCGGCGTTGTGGCCGGCGGCGGCGCTCTACACGCGGCTGCCCGGGGACGCGGTGTGGGTGTTGCTGTCCACCGTCGGACCGGAGTTCGCGGCGGTCTACTCGGTGGCGGCGTACGGACGGCCGAGGTGGGCGACCTGGCTCGCGGCGCCGGCGGCCGCGGCGGGCTTCGGTGTCGCGTTGGTGGCGACCGCCGCCGCCGACGGCCGGCTCGCCGGTGAGCCGGCGACGCTGGCGGTCGGCGGGGCCATGGCGGCCACGCTCGCGGCGGTGCTGCTCGTGGCGCTCGGTGCGGTGTGGGCGGCCGGCTTCACGGTTCGGGTCCGCCGGGACCGTACGGTGGCCCGGGAGCGGGACGCGGTCGCGGAGGTCACCGCGCGGGCGGTGGAGGCGTCGCGGGCCGAACGGGCCCGGATCTCGGCCGGCCTTCGGGCGGCGGTGCTCGAACACGCGCAGGGGGTGTTGACCGCCGCCGAGCGCGACCGGCTCGACGAGGTGGCGGTCGAGGCCCGCGCCTCGCTCGCCGCGATGCGCGAACTGCTCGGCAGCCTGCGGGCCGCCGAGTCGGCCAGGCCGCAGCCCGAGCGATAGCCACGAGCAGCCAAGATCATCGACGCGCCCGGAAGAATTGGATCACCCCACCCACTCGGCAATACTCAGCGTATGCGGGCAGCAACGGACATGCATACCGGCAGGTGGACCGGCCGGTCATCTTTCACCACAACCAAATTGGACCGGTTCCGAGAACTCTGCGACGAGTTCTACTACCCGGTCCGGGTCACCGCCCCCGCGGGCACGCCGTTCGCGGCCTCGGTCGACGTCATGCGCCTCGGCCCGATCACCGTGGGCGAGCTGCGGTACAGCGCCGAAACCACGATCATGGCCGGCGACCTCCTCGCGTACCACGTCAACATGCCGCTGTCCGGCCGGTTCGACAACGAGCACCGCGGCCGGCACTTCGTCGCCCATCCCCGGCGGGCCTGCGTCTACCGGCCGGAAGGGGCCACCCGCATCCGTTCCTGGGACAACAACGGCCGACTGCTCTCGATCAAGATCGAACGGCCCGCTCTGGAGGCGGCACTGTCGGCGCTGCTCGACCGGCCGGTCCGCGAGCCGCTGGACCTGGAAAACCACGTCGACCTGGCTGCCGGAGCCGGGCTGAGCTGGGCCCGCCTGGCGATCCTGATCCGCGACGAGTTCCACAACGGCGGCAGCGTGGTCGGCCATCCACTGATCGCCGGGCAGGTCGTGCAGAGCATGATCAATGGGCTGCTGCTCGCCACCGACCACCGGTACCGCGACGAGCTGGCCCAGC is a window from the Polymorphospora rubra genome containing:
- a CDS encoding sensor histidine kinase; the protein is MRVFRSWLTPLLLVTAQLAVWPGAALLAGQRPDRVSVAAGVVATALVAVALNWRDRAPVRVLATVSTVAKLGYLATSPEALIGLAIAEMVALHAVAARRPARIALAATAAVILMEAVLTVGLYETGRGYVGGLLFSVTLYLLAAGLGRGRRRWHAARADAAELLAQAEAEQRRAAGMERERLARELHDVSAHHLTSIVVTVTAAERLADRRPELAAEALEFSARTARETLTALHRLVAVMRTTDQAGPGGLDERLGELTDGFRRLGQPITLDVAPVDAGSAVAEAAYGIAREALTNTLRHAPGGAVRVCLTVADDALVLVVDDEGATVRPSAGGLGSGRGILGMRERAAALGGTCEAGARGDGWRVRAVLPVAGGPEGSSSAGAEPGSARAGWWWRGPRALDSAVALATVVPLAGGLLAGWEGPPVLAPATTVLLALLMILHAVPLLWRRDRPWLVLLAVVGSAALWPAAALYTRLPGDAVWVLLSTVGPEFAAVYSVAAYGRPRWATWLAAPAAAAGFGVALVATAAADGRLAGEPATLAVGGAMAATLAAVLLVALGAVWAAGFTVRVRRDRTVARERDAVAEVTARAVEASRAERARISAGLRAAVLEHAQGVLTAAERDRLDEVAVEARASLAAMRELLGSLRAAESARPQPER
- a CDS encoding AraC family transcriptional regulator encodes the protein MDRFRELCDEFYYPVRVTAPAGTPFAASVDVMRLGPITVGELRYSAETTIMAGDLLAYHVNMPLSGRFDNEHRGRHFVAHPRRACVYRPEGATRIRSWDNNGRLLSIKIERPALEAALSALLDRPVREPLDLENHVDLAAGAGLSWARLAILIRDEFHNGGSVVGHPLIAGQVVQSMINGLLLATDHRYRDELAQPAPPSRPRTVKRAMEAIDANPAHGFTSGELADIAGASVRSLQEGFRRHLGQSPMAYLKSARLAQAHEDLRRAEPGETTVATVANRWGWGHLGRFAAAYRARYDVPPSTTLRTSGGHSPGS